One window from the genome of Alkalihalobacillus sp. LMS6 encodes:
- a CDS encoding DEAD/DEAH box helicase, producing MMKVTIHSGLYEIKKEMQQRKHQRMTIKMRSFMARIGQKRRTNQLVEQVNKRLGEMGMRAYSPTGTQWQHLKMDEWVTFSKQLQDPPRHIIKVQKQARPFRLYLHQQEALHKLERIKQPFSGILSIPTGGGKTVVAVHWLLKEGVEKGRKVLWLTHRHDLLDQAYETIQKHATDALLTEGQSFICRLISSDETHESIKDIQAMDQVVIATNGSLVGQLTLLLKNWLTPQEELLIIVDEAHHAVSETYEHILTTLSHQVKPTILGLTATPFRTVEEEKGLLKKRFSTDILYKLDISTLIARGILAEPIFKEMKTGVKKLPTLSMKDVQQIHTADVLPPKIEQYLAVHQSRNKAIVGEYVNGAHVYKKTLVFALNRNHAVQLTNQFSAQGIRADFFISGEEKKQTALEQFKDGTLDVLVNVNMLTEGTDLPDVQTVFLTRPTTSAILMTQMIGRAMRGIEAGGTETARIVHFQDDWPETISWITPNELYRDDLSRLKQPHLLERKPPVESISFHLVQHLFEKITHRDTEQYRFTETIPIGVYSFLDPKTEQTVDILVYEHLVDAFEAWMKALDIGSVEEKTTQINHAERRYFKEKRHTFGYDRNDLLAIYQYVKETKKKPMLRRFKNREAVDVTKLAEKLSQKGLVGEAKKAFIDRHWHDEQSFLAVYFGFNKLAFRKRLEVELLRLEEPELFE from the coding sequence ATGATGAAAGTGACCATTCATAGCGGCTTATATGAAATAAAAAAAGAAATGCAGCAACGAAAGCACCAGCGCATGACAATCAAGATGCGTTCCTTTATGGCTCGCATTGGACAGAAAAGACGCACGAATCAACTTGTGGAGCAAGTCAATAAACGACTCGGCGAAATGGGGATGCGCGCTTATTCACCAACAGGGACACAATGGCAACATTTAAAAATGGACGAGTGGGTCACGTTTTCGAAACAGTTGCAAGACCCGCCACGCCACATAATCAAGGTTCAAAAGCAGGCTCGCCCGTTTCGGCTTTATTTGCATCAACAAGAAGCGCTACATAAGCTGGAACGAATAAAGCAACCTTTTTCAGGAATTTTGTCTATTCCTACAGGTGGAGGGAAAACAGTCGTAGCGGTTCACTGGCTTCTCAAAGAAGGCGTAGAAAAAGGGCGCAAAGTGTTGTGGCTAACCCACCGACATGATCTGCTTGACCAAGCTTACGAAACGATTCAAAAGCACGCAACCGACGCCCTCTTAACAGAAGGGCAGTCGTTCATTTGTCGACTGATCTCTAGTGATGAGACGCATGAATCGATTAAAGACATACAGGCTATGGATCAAGTGGTTATCGCCACAAACGGTAGTCTTGTCGGACAACTAACGCTTTTGCTGAAAAACTGGCTTACGCCTCAGGAAGAGCTGCTCATCATCGTGGATGAAGCCCATCACGCTGTTTCTGAGACGTACGAGCACATTTTAACGACATTAAGTCATCAGGTTAAGCCAACGATTCTTGGACTAACGGCAACTCCTTTTCGAACGGTCGAAGAGGAGAAAGGCTTGTTAAAAAAACGGTTTTCCACTGATATTTTGTATAAACTTGATATCTCTACGCTCATAGCTCGGGGAATTTTGGCTGAACCGATTTTCAAAGAAATGAAAACAGGCGTGAAGAAGCTTCCGACCTTGTCGATGAAGGACGTGCAGCAAATTCATACAGCGGATGTATTACCGCCAAAGATTGAACAGTATTTAGCGGTTCATCAGTCTCGCAATAAGGCGATTGTTGGTGAATATGTCAATGGTGCTCATGTCTATAAAAAAACCTTGGTGTTCGCGCTGAATCGAAACCATGCGGTACAGTTAACGAACCAATTTAGCGCCCAAGGCATTCGTGCTGATTTTTTTATTTCGGGGGAAGAAAAGAAGCAGACAGCACTGGAACAGTTTAAAGATGGAACGCTTGATGTGCTTGTGAATGTCAATATGTTAACGGAAGGGACCGACTTACCCGATGTGCAGACCGTTTTCTTAACGAGGCCCACAACCTCCGCCATCTTAATGACGCAAATGATTGGTCGAGCAATGAGGGGAATTGAAGCAGGTGGAACGGAAACAGCAAGGATTGTCCATTTTCAAGACGACTGGCCAGAAACGATTTCATGGATCACGCCGAATGAATTGTATCGAGATGATCTTTCAAGATTAAAGCAACCGCACCTACTTGAACGAAAACCCCCGGTTGAATCAATTTCGTTCCATCTCGTGCAGCATTTATTTGAGAAAATCACTCATAGAGACACGGAACAGTACCGTTTCACAGAAACAATTCCCATCGGTGTGTACTCCTTTCTAGACCCGAAAACGGAGCAAACGGTCGACATCCTTGTTTATGAACATTTGGTTGATGCGTTTGAAGCATGGATGAAGGCGCTTGACATTGGTTCTGTTGAGGAAAAAACGACACAAATTAATCATGCAGAAAGAAGATATTTTAAAGAAAAAAGACATACCTTTGGCTATGATCGAAACGATCTATTAGCGATTTATCAATATGTAAAGGAAACGAAGAAAAAGCCAATGCTGAGACGGTTTAAAAATCGTGAAGCGGTGGATGTTACAAAACTAGCAGAGAAATTATCGCAGAAAGGGCTCGTTGGCGAAGCGAAGAAAGCGTTTATCGATCGACATTGGCACGATGAACAGTCTTTTCTAGCAGTCTACTTTGGTTTTAATAAACTAGCGTTTCGGAAACGATTAGAAGTGGAGTTATTGAGGTTGGAGGAACCGGAGTTGTTTGAGTGA
- a CDS encoding heme-binding protein produces MKLTLQDAQEVIAAAEEKAKQLNVKMVISVVDDGGNMIAVHRMDDAWLASVDIAQKKAWTSVALKTKTADLAEATVPNAELYGLNTTNDGRIVLFGGGIPLKHGDTIVGAIGVSGSSVDDDVSVAEAGVYRFDDHLEKAGM; encoded by the coding sequence ATGAAGTTGACGTTACAAGATGCACAAGAAGTGATCGCAGCAGCGGAAGAAAAAGCGAAACAGCTTAACGTGAAAATGGTAATTTCCGTTGTGGATGACGGTGGAAATATGATTGCTGTTCATCGAATGGATGATGCTTGGCTTGCAAGTGTCGATATTGCCCAAAAGAAAGCTTGGACCTCTGTCGCATTAAAAACGAAAACAGCTGATTTAGCTGAAGCAACGGTTCCAAATGCAGAATTATATGGATTGAATACAACGAACGATGGCCGCATTGTGTTGTTTGGAGGAGGCATTCCGTTAAAGCACGGAGACACGATTGTCGGTGCAATTGGCGTAAGCGGTAGTTCGGTCGACGATGACGTGAGTGTTGCGGAAGCAGGAGTCTATCGATTTGATGACCACTTAGAAAAAGCAGGTATGTAA
- the fdhA gene encoding formaldehyde dehydrogenase, glutathione-independent, which produces MANNRGVVYMGKKGVEIQDIEYPELVLKDGPGVPKANVGRKCEHGVILKVIVTNICGSDQHMVRGRTTAPEGLVLGHEITGEVVEIGRDVEFIEKGDIVSVPFNIACGRCVMCQEQKTHICLNVNPERPGSAYGYVDMGGWVGGQSEYVMVPYADFQLLKFPNKEKAMEKILDLTMLTDIFPTGFHGAYTAGVGIGSTVYVAGAGPVGLAAAHSAQLLGASSVIVGDMNEERLAQARSFGCETVDLSKHDRLGEQIENILGVAEVDAAVDAVGFEATGHGENAGEQPAAVLNAIMDVTQAGGKLGIPGLYVTEDPGAADEDAKTGSLKVRFGQGWAKAHTFVTGQTPAMQYNRKLMKLIMSGKADIAKAVNATVISLDEAPDGYADFDSGVAKKFVIDPHGMLK; this is translated from the coding sequence ATGGCGAACAATCGCGGTGTTGTATATATGGGTAAAAAAGGCGTTGAAATTCAAGATATCGAATACCCTGAACTTGTTTTAAAAGATGGCCCTGGTGTTCCGAAAGCGAATGTCGGTCGAAAATGTGAGCACGGTGTAATTCTAAAAGTCATCGTCACGAATATTTGCGGAAGTGACCAGCACATGGTGCGAGGACGGACAACTGCACCAGAAGGGCTTGTTCTAGGTCATGAAATTACTGGTGAAGTCGTTGAAATCGGACGAGATGTGGAGTTCATCGAAAAAGGGGATATTGTTTCGGTCCCGTTTAACATTGCTTGTGGACGTTGTGTCATGTGTCAGGAACAAAAAACCCATATTTGTTTGAATGTGAATCCAGAACGACCTGGTTCAGCCTATGGCTATGTAGATATGGGTGGCTGGGTTGGTGGCCAATCGGAATATGTGATGGTCCCGTACGCTGATTTCCAATTACTTAAATTTCCGAATAAAGAAAAGGCAATGGAGAAAATTCTTGATCTTACGATGTTGACCGACATTTTTCCGACAGGTTTCCACGGCGCCTACACAGCTGGAGTTGGAATTGGTTCAACGGTTTATGTGGCAGGAGCAGGTCCTGTTGGTTTAGCGGCGGCTCATTCTGCACAACTTCTAGGCGCATCGAGCGTCATCGTTGGTGACATGAATGAAGAGCGCTTGGCGCAAGCACGCAGCTTTGGGTGCGAAACAGTCGATTTATCTAAGCACGACCGACTCGGAGAGCAAATTGAGAACATCTTAGGTGTAGCAGAAGTGGATGCTGCGGTGGACGCGGTTGGCTTTGAAGCAACGGGTCACGGTGAAAATGCAGGTGAACAACCAGCTGCGGTACTTAATGCGATTATGGATGTGACCCAAGCGGGCGGAAAGCTTGGCATTCCAGGACTTTACGTGACGGAAGATCCAGGAGCGGCAGATGAAGATGCGAAAACAGGTTCATTAAAAGTTCGTTTCGGACAAGGTTGGGCAAAAGCGCATACGTTTGTTACGGGTCAAACCCCTGCGATGCAGTACAATCGAAAGCTAATGAAGCTAATTATGTCAGGCAAAGCGGATATTGCAAAAGCTGTTAATGCAACCGTTATTTCTTTAGATGAAGCGCCAGATGGTTATGCTGATTTTGATAGTGGTGTTGCGAAGAAATTTGTCATTGATCCACATGGCATGCTGAAATAA